The genomic window TTCTCCCTGGGTATTGTTCGATTTTCGATCACCTTTCCGTTTTCATCCTACTTACCAGGATGGCTGGAATAGAAAGGGTCTTGTTTCAGATCAGGGATTCCGCAAAAAAGCCTGGTATATCATAGCAGATTATTACAAAAACATCAAGTAAACATTTATATGAGAAGATATATTTTAAGCATTCAGAATTGCTTAAAGCAGGGAAATGTGCACCTGAGTAAGCGACCCGTATTTCGCTAAAATTATCATACAAATGCCCTTTAGTGCCTCCTTTGTACAAAAGTAAACCATTTCCGTACAAAAACGAACCCTCTGGAATGGGCTTTAGCGGTAGTTTTGTATTAACCAGATATCACAACCAAATAATATGAGCATTCAACAGATCATTGATTTCAGGTCAGCTGTCATTTCAGAGAAGTGTGAGCAAAACATCAAAGTAACAAGCAAACCATCGGGCCCATGATAGACATTCAATCTCTTTAAGCTCATGCCTACTGGGCAACAGAAAAATAATAATTCGAATACTAACCATATATAATTCTACATGATAAAAAAAATACAAATCAGGCTCCAGGGCCACATTATAATGCTTGTGCTGCTTTTATTGATGATAAACATCGGTTATGCGCAGGACTTGAAAAAAGTTACCGGTAAAGTTACCAATGAGAAGGGGGAGGTACTCGTTGGGGTTTCCGTAAGGGTTAAAGGAAGCAATACGGGTACTTCGACTGATAAAGACGGAAATTATACCTTGCAGGCGGCTCCCGCTGCTGTATTGGTATTTTCTTATGTAGGTTTTGGCAACCAGGAAGCAAGCATAAATGCCTCAGGGATAGTTAATGTAAAATTGGCTGGCGATAAACAGCTGGATGAGGTAGTAGTTGTAGGGTACGGTACCGCCAGGAAAAAAGACCTGACCGGCGGGTTGGCTGTAGTAGGAAAGGAGCAGATCAATATGGTTTCTACACCAAACCTTATGGATCGTTTGGTTGGCCAGGTAGCAGGTTTTAATATCACAACAGGAAATGCTGCTCCAGGTCAGGACCAGGCTTTACTGATCCGTGGAGAAAACTCATTATCGGCCAATAACTCACCGCTAATTGTTTTAGACGGTATACCTTACAGCGGATCTTTGGTAGACCTTGATCCAAATAATATCGAAAACCTGACCATTTTAAAAGATGCATCGGCGGTTGCCATTTATGGTGCCCGTGGATCTAATGGTGTCATCCTGATCCAGACCAAAAGAGGGATGTTGGGTAAAGCGCAGGTTGCCTATCGCGGACAATTGGGCTTTGCTGAGCCAATGCAACGGATTGATGTAATGGGACCAAATGAATTTATCCGCTTGAAACAGGATATCGGCCGTTTAAAATCAGGGTATACCGGCGATCAGCTCGATCCTATTGCCGGAAACATCATGAGTGTAACCGAGCGCGAAAACTATAAAAATGGCATTACCCATAATTGGCAGGACTATATCTTTAAAAGGGGAATAACCATGGACCATCAGTTAAGTATCTCTGGTGGCACACAAAATACCAAGTACATGGCGGCAGCTTCTTCACTCAGTCAGGAAGGTGTGGTTTATAATTCGAAGCTTTCGAGACTGAATGTTACCGCCAATATTGACCAGACTTTTAATAATTGGTTAACTGTTGGTCTTGGTACCCAGTTTTCGCAAAGAAATGATGGAGGTATTACGCCGAACATTGAGCATGCCATAAAAATGAGCCCTTATGGTAAATACATAGATGCTGCGGGTTACTATGTTCCCGAGCCTATGGAATCGTCGCTCATTGTTAACCCCATGCGTAATGTGAACGCAGACCAGGATAGAATAAACCGTAGCTTTTTTCTCAGTGGTTATGCTGATATTAAATTGCCATTGAAAGGACTTTCTGCACGATCGAATTTTGGTTACAACTACAGAAGCAGCTTTACAGGCACCTATTACGGAAGAGATACCTTTGACGGACGCGAGCAGGCTGGCTTAGTAGGCGGCAGGGCATCTATCAATAATGGGCATTATAATGATTATACCTGGGAAAACGT from Flavobacterium sp. W4I14 includes these protein-coding regions:
- a CDS encoding TonB-linked SusC/RagA family outer membrane protein (product_source=TIGR04056; cath_funfam=2.60.40.1120; cog=COG1629; ko=KO:K21573; pfam=PF00593,PF07715,PF13715; superfamily=49464,56935; tigrfam=TIGR04056; transmembrane_helix_parts=Inside_1_6,TMhelix_7_29,Outside_30_997), with amino-acid sequence MIKKIQIRLQGHIIMLVLLLLMINIGYAQDLKKVTGKVTNEKGEVLVGVSVRVKGSNTGTSTDKDGNYTLQAAPAAVLVFSYVGFGNQEASINASGIVNVKLAGDKQLDEVVVVGYGTARKKDLTGGLAVVGKEQINMVSTPNLMDRLVGQVAGFNITTGNAAPGQDQALLIRGENSLSANNSPLIVLDGIPYSGSLVDLDPNNIENLTILKDASAVAIYGARGSNGVILIQTKRGMLGKAQVAYRGQLGFAEPMQRIDVMGPNEFIRLKQDIGRLKSGYTGDQLDPIAGNIMSVTERENYKNGITHNWQDYIFKRGITMDHQLSISGGTQNTKYMAAASSLSQEGVVYNSKLSRLNVTANIDQTFNNWLTVGLGTQFSQRNDGGITPNIEHAIKMSPYGKYIDAAGYYVPEPMESSLIVNPMRNVNADQDRINRSFFLSGYADIKLPLKGLSARSNFGYNYRSSFTGTYYGRDTFDGREQAGLVGGRASINNGHYNDYTWENVLKYERSLGDHRFDATGLFSMQQTKSVGSSQSGEGFVTDNTSYYMMSTAARNLTMSSNLSETALLSYMGRINYGYKGKYIVTFTGRSDGASVFGENNKYAFFPSAAMAWNIGEESFIKDKLNWVDLLKLRVSYGANGNQAITAYRTLDRLYSSVKYIWGDGGTAVNTAYLAGDGVGNPNLKWETTYTTNVGLDFQLFKNRLSGTIDAYLSRTKDLLMTRTVPIMNGYSRIWDNIGQTQNKGFEITLNSLNIDAKNFKWSSTAVFSLDRDKIVELRGDGLDDVNNSWFIGKPLRVFYDYNMVGIWQKGENYTVQQGAAAGAAKLEDVDGNGLIDSKDRKVIGSKMPRYTASLSNRLSYKNFYLSALVTGVFGVWRDDNMANIGSWTFGITNFVHNANYWTPENPEATIVSPGYTNNFGHGYYKKVSYVQVKNITLGYRIAQQLAKKLGVNGIDVNVSVNNLNTISNIRQVLNYDNTWMASYPTARSYMFGLNVNF